In Leptospira harrisiae, a genomic segment contains:
- a CDS encoding DUF2797 domain-containing protein yields MTKIQGYVRKMSHKGISPVSYFWETANYPEADKKDLCAVESTSETPVESWIGKKITLSTNDEIRCLHCGKKTKKSFSQGYCFTCFTNLAENDLCILRPETCHFHKGTCREPEWGKTNCFKKHTVYFANSSGLKVGITKENPVSNRWVDQGAKFGIPILEVTSRRDAGILEHYLSQFLPDKTTWQKMVAGEPPDMDLVREASKFLNHLEKNDFFSPQDSKTKLVWNRLDLSQGVTKIEYPIESYPDKIKSLKLTKDTPISDTLVGIKGQYLLFRSGVINIRSLSGLWIEVSD; encoded by the coding sequence ATGACAAAGATCCAAGGTTATGTTCGGAAAATGTCACACAAGGGAATTTCCCCTGTTTCTTATTTTTGGGAAACAGCAAACTACCCTGAAGCTGACAAAAAAGATTTGTGTGCAGTAGAATCTACTTCCGAAACACCTGTAGAATCTTGGATTGGAAAAAAAATCACTCTTTCTACGAACGACGAGATTCGTTGTTTGCACTGTGGGAAAAAAACAAAAAAATCATTTAGCCAAGGTTATTGTTTCACCTGTTTTACAAATCTTGCAGAGAACGACCTTTGTATTTTAAGGCCTGAAACTTGTCATTTTCACAAAGGTACATGTCGGGAACCCGAATGGGGAAAAACCAATTGTTTTAAAAAACATACTGTTTACTTTGCAAACTCTAGTGGTTTAAAAGTTGGGATCACAAAAGAAAATCCAGTGTCCAACCGTTGGGTAGACCAAGGAGCAAAGTTTGGAATTCCTATTTTGGAAGTAACATCGAGAAGGGATGCGGGAATTTTAGAACATTATTTGAGTCAGTTTTTACCGGATAAAACCACTTGGCAAAAGATGGTAGCTGGTGAACCACCTGACATGGATTTGGTGCGCGAGGCCAGTAAATTTCTGAACCATTTAGAGAAAAACGATTTTTTTTCACCGCAAGATAGCAAAACTAAACTTGTCTGGAACCGGTTGGACCTTAGCCAAGGTGTTACAAAAATAGAATACCCCATTGAATCATACCCTGATAAAATCAAGTCACTCAAACTTACAAAAGATACTCCTATCTCAGATACACTTGTCGGAATCAAAGGACAATATCTTCTTTTTCGATCGGGAGTGATCAATATTCGTAGTCTCTCTGGTCTTTGGATTGAAGTATCTGACTAA
- a CDS encoding LIC_11883 family protein — protein sequence MKRLILLFFSFLFVFAVYASEKEFVAVPKNKTAKILKSVAYATIRSTLLVSYAEGEEKESVYTSCSENFPSMPGDFPCNYLDYEGTTMEVAPISSVNDGEATEGSDPEDVYPGGKVTIKLIKQRSPNLNGKVVLLGEGEDQLKLFYGPKGQISHYLFRQTLVIFKWDVSLSEPSLIGLLFVNVNKEFFPEEVKEYTF from the coding sequence ATGAAACGACTTATCCTTTTATTTTTTAGTTTTCTTTTTGTTTTTGCAGTATATGCTTCTGAAAAAGAATTTGTGGCTGTTCCCAAAAACAAAACTGCCAAAATTTTGAAATCAGTTGCGTATGCGACGATTCGTTCTACACTTCTTGTTTCATATGCAGAAGGTGAGGAAAAAGAATCTGTTTATACTTCTTGTTCAGAAAATTTTCCGAGTATGCCCGGGGACTTCCCTTGTAATTATTTGGATTACGAAGGCACAACCATGGAAGTGGCTCCTATTTCTTCTGTCAATGATGGAGAGGCCACCGAAGGGTCTGATCCTGAAGATGTTTATCCGGGTGGTAAGGTCACAATTAAACTTATCAAACAAAGATCACCTAATTTAAACGGGAAGGTTGTTTTACTTGGGGAAGGAGAGGACCAACTTAAACTTTTTTATGGACCTAAAGGGCAAATTTCTCATTATCTGTTTCGCCAAACTCTTGTTATTTTTAAATGGGATGTTTCTCTATCCGAACCAAGTCTCATTGGTTTACTTTTTGTAAATGTAAACAAAGAGTTTTTTCCAGAAGAAGTTAAGGAATATACTTTTTAA
- a CDS encoding exo-beta-N-acetylmuramidase NamZ family protein has protein sequence MTNYFFRFSLCFLVLACHGNTVPQFRVHPNDSKLRISQDIFYEKILPTMAGKKLMLATNPSGIGTNPKKIITSLEKHKITLEHLIGLEHGFLGLEEEFSQTPVTMDSTFNRPLYHIYRIKDAELRDLVKEVDYVVFDVQDVGMRCYTYLSVLKRLMDAMKNTKTKLIVLDHIHVAMHLPPMGEKMNPRNLNFAGEFPSLLITGMTVGEATRFYNKEYLKDSVEVMVVPVEGYRRGMYFEDTGIPWTTPSPNLPMVDSARNYLSLVLLEGVNVSVGRGTQAPFVYFGAPWMTNPEELASKLEKLGNKSYYFSPVFFKPTFGPHKGKICSGLRMNLVRPDYDPIQLAYDLIRLMKETYPNDFKWSKGASNHWVDQLWGNEHFRTSINEGKSFADFHNTYGSEEESERKKIAPYLLY, from the coding sequence ATGACCAATTACTTTTTTAGGTTTTCTCTCTGCTTTCTTGTACTCGCATGCCACGGGAACACAGTTCCCCAATTTCGCGTCCATCCGAATGATTCCAAGTTGCGGATTTCCCAGGATATTTTTTATGAAAAAATCCTTCCGACCATGGCCGGAAAAAAATTGATGCTTGCGACTAACCCTTCGGGAATCGGAACGAACCCTAAAAAAATCATTACTTCTTTAGAAAAACATAAAATCACACTCGAACATTTGATTGGTCTCGAACATGGATTCCTTGGTTTAGAAGAAGAGTTTAGTCAAACGCCTGTTACAATGGATTCTACTTTCAATCGTCCTTTGTATCATATTTATAGAATTAAAGATGCTGAGTTACGTGATCTCGTGAAGGAAGTAGATTACGTTGTTTTTGATGTACAAGACGTAGGGATGCGTTGTTATACATACTTAAGCGTTTTAAAAAGACTCATGGATGCCATGAAGAATACAAAAACAAAACTGATCGTTCTGGATCATATTCATGTTGCCATGCACCTTCCACCTATGGGTGAAAAAATGAATCCTAGAAATTTAAATTTTGCAGGTGAGTTTCCATCACTTCTCATCACAGGAATGACCGTTGGGGAAGCTACAAGGTTTTATAATAAAGAATATTTAAAAGACAGTGTGGAAGTAATGGTGGTTCCCGTAGAAGGGTATCGCCGAGGAATGTATTTTGAAGATACAGGAATTCCTTGGACCACCCCCTCACCAAACTTACCTATGGTGGACTCTGCGAGAAATTATCTCTCATTAGTTCTTTTGGAAGGAGTGAATGTTTCTGTAGGTCGAGGAACTCAAGCTCCCTTTGTTTATTTTGGAGCACCATGGATGACAAATCCTGAAGAACTTGCTTCAAAACTTGAAAAGTTAGGCAACAAATCTTATTATTTTTCTCCTGTATTTTTTAAACCTACCTTTGGACCACATAAAGGAAAAATTTGTTCTGGCCTTAGAATGAATTTAGTTCGCCCCGATTATGATCCCATCCAATTGGCCTATGATTTGATAAGGCTTATGAAAGAAACTTATCCAAATGATTTTAAATGGAGTAAGGGAGCTTCCAATCATTGGGTAGACCAACTTTGGGGCAACGAACATTTCCGAACTTCGATTAATGAAGGAAAATCTTTTGCCGACTTTCATAATACGTATGGTTCAGAGGAAGAATCCGAACGTAAAAAAATTGCTCCTTATTTGTTGTATTGA